The nucleotide window GGAGGATTCGTCGCTGGGCCGCTGTCGCGTAGAGGCGCCGTGACTCTTTTGAGCCTGCTGATGGGCATAGGGTGTATCAATAAAAAGGGCAGCGTAGCTGCCCTTTTTGATGCTTCCCGGTTCTCTTAAACTCGCCGCCGCCACATCAACAGCATGGCAACAGTGGCAAGCAGCCCTGCGGGCAGGCTGCCGCCGGAGCGAGGGTTCTCCATGGCGCGAACAACCGTCTCAATCTGATCGAGCTTGGCATTCAGCTTGGCCAGTGCGGCCTTTTGCTCAGCGTAGACATCCATCTGTGCCACGGTCAGCACGTCCACGTCATCCAGTGCTTCTGCCAGATTGGCCAAGCGACGCAGTTTGCTGTCGTTGCCGACGCTGACGGTCCCTTCTGCATATTCGCTACCAAAACCGATGCTGACGCCGCCGTTGGTTGCGGTGCTGCCAACGGTAAAGCGAACGCCGTTGCGAACAATGGCCTCGTTGTGAAAGGCGCACCACTGATCTTCCCAATTCAGTCCCTCGGGGATAGTGCCCACGATAGTGACAGTCATATCATCTTTATTGGCTTCACCGGATATCGGAACACCCGTGACGGTGTTGGTGCAGTTGTAATCAATGGCGGTGCCGTCACTGAGTCTTGGGGCTGGATCGCTATATTGCTCGAAGGCAAAGTAGCCAGGACCACCATTAGCCGAATCGTTGGCCACCAGGCTCCAGCTATGGCCCAGTTCGGCTGGTGCGCGGGTGTAGTCGGGACCAATAGTGTTGATGACTTCCACTGGCGAGTCGGTATCCAGTAAGCGCAGGCGGAGGTTGTTTTCTTTCAGTTCGAGAGGGGAATGAGGGAAGGGTTGGTCTAAGGAGCAGTCAATCCCCACGCAGGTGTTGCCCGCGACGATCAGGTCATCATTGTACACCTGGTCCGCACTGACAATGGCTGGGATTAAACCCAGTAACAGGATGCTTTTTTTCATGTCGTTTCTCCGCCTTACTCTTCTTCAGCCAGTACGCTCAGGCGTGCAGAGAGGTCATTGATGCGATCCTGTAGTTTGGCAATGCTGGCATCCATGGCGGTGGTGTCCACGCTGGCGGCATAGGTATTGAACTGACCAACCGTGACGGCATCAGTGTCGTCGATGCCATCAGCGACGTGGGTAATGCGGCGTTCGCTGCCCGGCGCGCCCACGGAAACGGCATCGGCTACGGATACTGCTCCGGCGCCCAGAGCCACATCACCTTCCGGGCTGATCTGCAGGGTATAAGTACTGCTGGTGGCGTTCATGATGAAGAAGGCGGCCGGCAGGGAGGACGCACCATCGGTCACGCCTACTCGCCAATCTGTGCTGGGAAATGAGGCAGAGTTACTGGTGTCATTAAAGTAGATCTGTGGAGAGGCGCTCTTGAGTTTCAGGACATCAAACCCGAATTCTTCGCCTTCAATGCAGTCCGCGCCAATACAGGCACTGCCGGATGAGAAAGGTGCGCCCCCGGAAACGATCAGATCGTCCTGGATTACCTCGTCTGCCATGGTCAGGCCGGATGCGCCGAGAAGCGCCAGAGTGGCAAGGTGCTGTATCTTCATTTTCATGGATTCCCCCCAAATAATGTCGTTTTGATATTGAGGGCAAGTATAGGGGGGAATCGCAGGGTTGGGTAAACTTTAAGCAGTGCTGCCGTTGTGTGGATCAAGCCGGGAGGCTCGGGCTCGATCCGGTAATGGATGCCCGGCAGACGTCGCGCCCCAAAACAGGGATAATGGCGCCCGGAAACCCCCACTCTCCAACCCGGCAGTGCCCCATGGAAATCAAGGTCAACTTTCTCGACAACCTGCGTCTGGAAGCCAAATTCGACGACTTCACGGTGATCGCGGACCAGCCCATTCGCTACAAGGGCGATGGCTCGGCCCCCGGCCCGTTCGACTACTTTTTGGCGTCGTCTGCGTTGTGTGCCGCCTATTTCGTGAAGGTGTACTGCAACACCCGGGATATCCCCACGGATAATATCCGCCTGTCGCAGAACAATATCGTCGACCCGGAAAACCGCTACAACCAGATCTTCCGTATCAATGTGGAGCTGCCGGAGGATCTCTCCGACAAGGATCGCACTGGCATACTGCGCGCTATCGATCGCTGTACGGTGAAGAAGGTGGTGCAGACCGGGCCGGACTTCCAGATCAATGCCGTGGAGAGCCTGGACGAGGATGCCCAGGCGCTGTTGACGGTGAACCCGGACGAGACGGCTCGCACCCTGATTGAGGGCAAGGACCGGCCGCTGGAAGAGACCATCGCCACCATGACCGGGATTCTCGAAGACCTGGGCATGAAGATTGAGGTGTCATCCTGGCGCAATATCGTGCCCCATGTCTGGTCGCTGCATGTCCGTGATGCGGCTTCGCCCATGTGCTTCACCAACGGTAAGGGGGCGACCAAGGAAAGTGCGCTGTGTTCCGCGTTGGGTGAATTCATCGAGCGGTTAAGCTGCAACTTCTTCTACAACGACCAGTTCTTTGGCGAGGAGATCGCCAATAGCGCGTTCGTTCACTACCCCAATGAAAAGTGGTTCAAGCCCGGGCCCAATGACAGCCTGCCCACGGAGATTCTGGATGAGCATACCCGCGCCATCTATAACCCGGACGGCGAGCTGGGCGCCTCCAACCTGATCGACACCAATTCCGGCCGGGTGGATCGCGGCATTTGCTCGCTGCCGTTCGTGCGCCAGTCCGACGGTGAGACGGTGTACTTCCCGTCCAATCTGATCGAGAACCTGTTCCTCAGTAACGGCATGAGTGCCGGTAACACGCTGGCGGAAGCCGAGGTGCAGTGTCTCTCGGAGATCTTCGAGCGGGCGGTGAAGAAATACATCATCGAACAGGAGATCGTGCTGCCGGATGTGCCGGAAGATGTGCTGGCCCGCTACCCGGAGATCGTTGAGGGGATCAAGGCGCTGGAAGCCCAGGGCTTCCCGGTGCTGGTGAAGGATGCCTCGCTGGGCGGGGAATTCCCGGTGATGTGTGTGACCTTGATGAATCCCCGCACCGGTGGCGTGTTTGCTTCCTTCGGCGCGCACCCCAGCTTCCATGTGGCGCTGGAGCGCAGCCTTACCGAGCTGTTGCAGGGGCGCAGCTTTGAAGGTCTCAACGATGTACCGCCGCCCAC belongs to Alcanivorax sediminis and includes:
- a CDS encoding OsmC domain/YcaO domain-containing protein, whose protein sequence is MEIKVNFLDNLRLEAKFDDFTVIADQPIRYKGDGSAPGPFDYFLASSALCAAYFVKVYCNTRDIPTDNIRLSQNNIVDPENRYNQIFRINVELPEDLSDKDRTGILRAIDRCTVKKVVQTGPDFQINAVESLDEDAQALLTVNPDETARTLIEGKDRPLEETIATMTGILEDLGMKIEVSSWRNIVPHVWSLHVRDAASPMCFTNGKGATKESALCSALGEFIERLSCNFFYNDQFFGEEIANSAFVHYPNEKWFKPGPNDSLPTEILDEHTRAIYNPDGELGASNLIDTNSGRVDRGICSLPFVRQSDGETVYFPSNLIENLFLSNGMSAGNTLAEAEVQCLSEIFERAVKKYIIEQEIVLPDVPEDVLARYPEIVEGIKALEAQGFPVLVKDASLGGEFPVMCVTLMNPRTGGVFASFGAHPSFHVALERSLTELLQGRSFEGLNDVPPPTFNSMEVSEPNNFVEHFIDSTGVISWRFFSSAADYEFVDWDFSGTTDEEAQTLFGILAEQGKEVYVAVHDQLGAPACRILVPDFSEVYPVEDLIWDNTNKALDYREDILNLHRLSDDELNALVARLEDSQIDNYTDIITLIGIEFDENTVWGQLTVLELKLLVLLALGRLEEASELVDMFLQYNDNTVERGLFYRAMNAVLEIALDEELELEDFLYNLNRMFGEETMAQVVGAVEGTVRFPGLTPTNMQLEGLDKHLRLIDSYKKLHAARARLAKHAEIRKAEMETI